The following nucleotide sequence is from Lentimicrobiaceae bacterium.
CATTTGTGTCAGACTTTCGGCAAGCTGATTTGTATATGCCACAACCACCAACGTATCGGGAATGGAAAATATTTTTGTTCCGTATTCTGATGATAGAACAATGCTTCCGGTTTGCGAGAGCAGGTATTTGCAATTTGTAATAGCGACAAAACTACTATCGATTATTGAGTCGTCGTCGGTGTAGGTTGCCGAAATGCTGTTTAAAATGAACTGTATAGCCGGATGTTTGCATATCATTTTATCCCAATTACATTCTTTAATAAGTCCTGCAAGAGCGGCTGTAAGTTCAACTTCCGACTCGCAATAAATAAAAACTCCTCCTAAGCTGTTGAATACTTCGGCAAAGTTAACGTCAATTATTTCGTGGCTCTTAGTATATACAGGAGTATCAATATCGAAGTGTTTAAACGGGTTGTCCGTCTTGTGTAGTAGCGCTTCTCTAATTTTTTTCAGAACTTTTTCTCTTGATGTACTTTCTTCCATATTGATTATTTTAGAAAATTAGCTGTCGATGTTATTTGTATCGGATACATCTACTTTGGAAACATCTTCAGAAGAATTTTGTTCCTTTTCGGAGATGTTATCGTCATCTTTTGCAACTGTGTCTTCAACTTTTGAATTTTCTTGTTCTTCTACTACTTCTGCTTCCTGTACTATATCTTCATCTTCATCAAAAGGTCTTTTTCCAAAAATTTCTTCCAAGTCGTCTCTGAAAATTACTTCTTTTTCCAAGAGTTTATTAGCGAGCATATCCAACTTTTCTCTGTTATCTGCTAAAATTTGTTTAGCTCTTTGATATGCTTCTTCAACCAATTTACTGATTTCTTGGTCGATGATTTTAGCGGTTTCTTCACTAAATGGTTTGTTAAAGCTATACTCTTGTTGCCCAGACGAGTCGTAGAAGCTCAAGTTGCCGATTTTTTCATTTAAACCGAAGTAAGCCACCATAGCGTATGCTTGTTTGGTAACTTTCTCAAGGTCGTTAAGTGCACCCGTAGAAATTTCGCCAAATACCACTTCTTCGGCAGCTCTACCGCCAAGGGTAGCGGTAATTTCGTCGTACATTTGGTTGTAAGTTGTAAGCTGTCGTTCTTCGGGCAAGTACCAAGCTGCACCCAAAGCTTTTCCACGAGGTACAATGGTAACTTTAATGAGCGGATGAGCGTGTTCGCAAAGCCAGCTAACCGTAGCGTGTCCCGATTCGTGATATGCAATAACTCTTTTTTCCTTAGGCGAAATAATTTTACTTCTTTTTTCAAGTCCGCCCACAATTCTATCGACTGCGTCAAGGAAGTCTTGCTTGCCTACGAAGTCTTTATTGGCTCTAGCGGCAATAAGAGCTGCTTCGTTGCACACATTTGCAATATCGGCACCTGAAAAGCCAGGGGTTTGTTTAGCCAAAAAGTTAATATCGACTGTATCGTCGGTTTTAATGCCTTTTGTATGAACTTTAAAAATAGCTTTTCTTTCTTCAAGTTCGGGCAGTTCAATGTAGATTTGTCTGTCGAATCGTCCGGCACGTAGCAATGCCCTGTCTAGTACGTCGGCGCGGTTTGTGGCGGCAAGTATAATAACGCCTGTGTTGGTTTGAAAGCCGTCCATTTCGGTCAGCAATTGGTTCAGGGTGCTTTCTCTTTCATCGTTAGCTCCTGTCAACGAACTTCTGCCTCTGGCTCTGCCAACGGCATCAATCTCATCTATAAAAATGATGCTAGGAGCTTTTTCTTTTGCTTGTTTAAATAGGTCTCTAACCCTTGATGCACCGACTCCTACAAACATTTCAACAAAGTCGGAACCCGAAAGCGAAAAGAAAGGCACTTGTGCTTCGCCGGCAACTGCTTTGGCTAACAAAGTCTTTCCCGTGCCCGGAGGTCCAACTAACAACGCACCTTTGGGTATTTTACCACCCAATCGTGTATATTTTTTCGGATTTTTCAGAAAATCCACAATTTCCATAACTTCTATTTTTGCCTCTTCTAAGCCCGCAACATCGTTGAAGTTGATTTTTACACTTGTATCTTTATCAAATAGTTGAGCCTTTGATTTGCCGACGTTGAATATTGCACCTCCTCCGCCTCCGGCACCTCTGCTCATGTATCGCATAATAACTATCCATAGCACAATAATTATAACAAAGGGTAAAACAATTGGAAGGAAGTCGCTGCCCCAACTCTTACGTGTTACGGCTATGGGATATATTACGGTTTCAAAACCTTCTTGTGCTTCTCTTACGTCTTTTTCAAAGTTTTCTACAGATGCAATTTGAATTTTGTACTGCGGGTTGCTTGTACTGTATTTCTTTTGCTTGCCATCTTCGCTGTATCTGCTTTTAGAAATACTATCTTTTTTTATAAATATTTCGGCGTATTCTTTGTTTACAAGAATTATTTTTTCAACATCCTTATCCTCGATAATACTTTTAAGTTCACCCCAACCAATATTTTCGGGGGCGTTGCCACCGGTATTTGTAAAAAAGAACGACAGAAAAACTGCAATCAGTACAAGGTATATCCAGTTTAAACTGAAATTGAATTTCTTTTTATTATTAGGTTTAAATTTATTGTCTTTTTTCATATAGTAAGATGTATTAGTTTAAGTATTAATGTTGTTTTTGGGGAACATCAGCCCAAAGTTTTTCAATTTGATAGTATTGGCGTGAGCTTGGTTGAAAAACATGTACAACAACATCAAAGTAGTCGATTAGCACCCATTCCTTATTATCAAGACCTTCGGTATGAATGGCGTTTTCGTTTAAAAGTTTTTTAGCATTAATTTTAATTTCATCAACAATAGCATCAACTTGTGCTTTTGAATTTGCCGAGCAAATAACAAAGTATTTTGCAACTGAATTAGGTGTCTTTGAAAAATCTATGCTAACAATGTCGTCACCTTTTTTATTCTCAATACTTTGCACAATGTTGGTTAGTAATAATTCTGTTTTATCTTTATTCATTAACAATAATTAAGTTTTACATTTTTATTCGAGTACAAAGGTAGTATTTAATTCAGAACTATAAAATATTGGTTTTTTATTATTTTTATTTAACAATTATTTATTAATCATTTATTTGTGAGAAAGGACGAAACTTTAAATGCAAATACTGATTACTTTTGTAAAAAAATATTTATGTCTGATTTTGATTACAATATAATAAGGTACGATACAATTGATTCCACAAATAATGAAGCCTGTCGTTTGATTGAGAGCGGAGGTATTGAAAAAACTACTGTTTTGATTTCCGATTTTCAAACGTCGGGAAAAGGTGCAGGAAGCAACAAGTGGGAAAGTGAAGAAGGTAAAAATTTAACGTTTACAGTTATTTTAAAACCCGATATTGCCATAGAAAAGCAGTTTTACATGAATAAGCTTCTTTCTGTTGCTTTGTGCGATTTCATTTCGGATAACGTTGAAGACGAAATAGTTACAATAAAGTGGCCCAACGATATTTATGTTGGCAACAATAAGATTATAGGCATTTTGATAAAAAACTATATTTCCGACAACAAAATAAAATACTCGGTGTGGGGTGTTGGAATAAATATAAATCAGGAAGTTTTTTTGAGCGATGCTCCAAACCCTATTTCGCTTAAGCAGATCACTCATAAAACCTACGACCTGAACGTGATGTTGCAGGAAGTTATGAAACATATTTTAAGCAATTATTCGCTTTTGTTTGCAGATAGATATGTTTACATAAACAACTTGTATCACGAAAACTTATACAAAACAAACTGTTTGCAAAAATTTAAAATTCAGGGGTCTGAGGTTATTGCCAGAGTAATGCGTGTAAACGAGTACGGACAATTGGAAATAGAATACGGCAGCAAGCTGCATCAATTTGATTTTAAAGAGATTGAGTGGGTTGTGGGT
It contains:
- a CDS encoding LUD domain-containing protein, whose product is MEESTSREKVLKKIREALLHKTDNPFKHFDIDTPVYTKSHEIIDVNFAEVFNSLGGVFIYCESEVELTAALAGLIKECNWDKMICKHPAIQFILNSISATYTDDDSIIDSSFVAITNCKYLLSQTGSIVLSSEYGTKIFSIPDTLVVVAYTNQLAESLTQMFSEISQNKSFDNSQLTIITGTGSINPTGNTFINQGVAPNNLFLILVEANH
- the ftsH gene encoding ATP-dependent zinc metalloprotease FtsH; amino-acid sequence: MKKDNKFKPNNKKKFNFSLNWIYLVLIAVFLSFFFTNTGGNAPENIGWGELKSIIEDKDVEKIILVNKEYAEIFIKKDSISKSRYSEDGKQKKYSTSNPQYKIQIASVENFEKDVREAQEGFETVIYPIAVTRKSWGSDFLPIVLPFVIIIVLWIVIMRYMSRGAGGGGGAIFNVGKSKAQLFDKDTSVKINFNDVAGLEEAKIEVMEIVDFLKNPKKYTRLGGKIPKGALLVGPPGTGKTLLAKAVAGEAQVPFFSLSGSDFVEMFVGVGASRVRDLFKQAKEKAPSIIFIDEIDAVGRARGRSSLTGANDERESTLNQLLTEMDGFQTNTGVIILAATNRADVLDRALLRAGRFDRQIYIELPELEERKAIFKVHTKGIKTDDTVDINFLAKQTPGFSGADIANVCNEAALIAARANKDFVGKQDFLDAVDRIVGGLEKRSKIISPKEKRVIAYHESGHATVSWLCEHAHPLIKVTIVPRGKALGAAWYLPEERQLTTYNQMYDEITATLGGRAAEEVVFGEISTGALNDLEKVTKQAYAMVAYFGLNEKIGNLSFYDSSGQQEYSFNKPFSEETAKIIDQEISKLVEEAYQRAKQILADNREKLDMLANKLLEKEVIFRDDLEEIFGKRPFDEDEDIVQEAEVVEEQENSKVEDTVAKDDDNISEKEQNSSEDVSKVDVSDTNNIDS
- the rsfS gene encoding ribosome silencing factor; amino-acid sequence: MNKDKTELLLTNIVQSIENKKGDDIVSIDFSKTPNSVAKYFVICSANSKAQVDAIVDEIKINAKKLLNENAIHTEGLDNKEWVLIDYFDVVVHVFQPSSRQYYQIEKLWADVPQKQH
- a CDS encoding biotin--[acetyl-CoA-carboxylase] ligase, coding for MSDFDYNIIRYDTIDSTNNEACRLIESGGIEKTTVLISDFQTSGKGAGSNKWESEEGKNLTFTVILKPDIAIEKQFYMNKLLSVALCDFISDNVEDEIVTIKWPNDIYVGNNKIIGILIKNYISDNKIKYSVWGVGININQEVFLSDAPNPISLKQITHKTYDLNVMLQEVMKHILSNYSLLFADRYVYINNLYHENLYKTNCLQKFKIQGSEVIARVMRVNEYGQLEIEYGSKLHQFDFKEIEWVVG